CCCATAGGCTGACGCGCAAGCCGCGCGGCGAAGGCGGCCGCGGTCGGCAGCAGATCGGCTGCGGGAACGACCCGATTGGCGAGCCCCCAGGCCAGCGCCTCTTCGGCGGAAACCGGCTCGCCCAGCGCGAACATCGCGAAGGCGCGCGCATGGCCGATCCGCGCAGGCAGCAACAGGCTGGACGCGGCTTCGGGCACCAGCGCGAGGTTGACGAAGGGCGTCGTCAGCACCGTCTCTTCGGCGAGCACGACGAGATCGCAGTGAAGCAGCATCGTGGTGCCGATGCCGACCGCCCTGCCCTGCGCCGCGGCGACGAGGGGCTTGGCGTTGCCGGCCAACGCCTTGAGAAAACGGCCGACGTGCGGCCGCGGCGGGCCGCCGGCGGCGACCTGCGCGAACTCGCCGACATCGTTGCCGGCGGTGAACATGTCTCCTTCCCCGCGCAGCAGGATCGTGCGCGTAGCGGCATCATCCTGCGCCTGCCCGATCGCATCGGCGAGCGCGCCATACATCGCGTCGGTGAGCGCATTCTTCTTGTCGGGACGGTTCATCACCAGCGTCAACACACCATCCGCCGCCCCCACCACGATATGGTCGGTCATGCTCGCTCTCCTCCGCGTCGGTCGCCACCGCACGATTG
The window above is part of the Sphingomonas sanxanigenens DSM 19645 = NX02 genome. Proteins encoded here:
- a CDS encoding enoyl-CoA hydratase-related protein — protein: MTDHIVVGAADGVLTLVMNRPDKKNALTDAMYGALADAIGQAQDDAATRTILLRGEGDMFTAGNDVGEFAQVAAGGPPRPHVGRFLKALAGNAKPLVAAAQGRAVGIGTTMLLHCDLVVLAEETVLTTPFVNLALVPEAASSLLLPARIGHARAFAMFALGEPVSAEEALAWGLANRVVPAADLLPTAAAFAARLARQPMGAVVATKRLMRDAAIVAARMDAENMLFGARLQTDEAREAFTAFAERRAPDFGRFG